Genomic window (Pseudovibrio brasiliensis):
ACCGTCGTCAGGATGGAACTGTGGATCTGGATGAAGATGAGTGGAGCTCCTCCCGCCACGGCGAGCAGGACTGCCCTTCCCGTCCACGCTCCAATAATCCGGACCAGATCAGCCCATGGTCTGACGACGACGACAAGCGTCGCTAATCAGCAAAGCTTATTGGAGAGCCGCCTGAACGGAATCCGGGCTCTCCAACAGTGTCGCGACCAACGCCAGCAGATATGTAATGTTCAGCTCCTGCTCATCATTCCACGTGGTTGAGAAACACCAACTGTTGCCTTCGTCATCTTCCAGCGCATACGTCATGTTGAGCACGCCGATCTCGCTGCCGCCCTTATAAGCGTAGGCCACCCAGTTATCCGGCTCCGCCACGCCCGGGTTCACGAAAATCCCTTTGATATCCTTCACTTTCCTCACGATCTTGCAAAGCTCGCGATTGGAAATGTACCACTCGATACCTTCCGTCAATGGCACGGAAACTTTGTCGATTGGGGGCAACTGAGCAGGCAGTGCCGCAAGAATGCGTGCACGTTCTTCTGGTTCGGCCTGACGATAAGCCTCTGCGGTTTTCTCATCGGCTTTTAAGTGAAACAGTTGCTGCGTAGTCAGCGCCGGTGAGGTTTCTCCCGGCAGCATCACGTTTTCCTGTCCTACCAGATCCATCAGCAAGTCCGTGGCGGTGTTGTCAGAGATCTCGATCATGTTGCGGGCCACATCCAGCAAAACGAACTTCTTGCCGACCGGCTCGTTCTGCATCGTTCCACCCGGATACGAGATATGCCGTTGTTCCAGCGTGATTTTCTCCTGCCAGCTCAGGTCTCCATCTCTCACCCGCTGTGCCAGCTGATCCAGCACATAAAGCTTGAAGGCAGACCCGACGGCGAGCCGGTCATCACTGTTATGCTCTGCATGCACCTTGTCGTTCTGCATCAGCAAAAAGCTCTGTTTAGGCGCTTGCTGCTTCATGTGGTCCAGCAAGTCTTCATGCTTCACGTCCTTCACCAGCGCAAAACGAAACAGCAGACCCGTCAGCTGACCATCCTTGTTCTGCTTTAAAAGCGTTGGGATTGTGTAGGACTTCGTCTCGACAAGAAACTTATGCGGATCCTGTGTTGGCACCACATCAACCGCCGGGCCATAAATCGAGCGCTGTTCTGAAAGGATGGAAACCAGCAGCTCTTTTGGAATCTTCTTGTAGACCTCTGGCGCAAAATCATCGGCGTCAAAATCAGGTCCATTCCAGACTTTCTTGAGTACGTCCACCGGGCTCTTCGCCTCTTGCGCACCAGCAGAACCCGAGGCCACTACAAATACCAGCAGAGCGCATAACGCCTTAAAATAACTAAGCAATTGCATCTCCAGAATATCTACTCGAAGTATATGCATCCTAGGCACATAAAAACTAACATTACCTTAGGTGAAGAAGCGGCCGGTCACGTCAAAACAGCTCCTCGTGTGCTCTCAAAGACCCTGCCGGTAACCAACAAATAAAGTTGAAGAGAACCACGCTAGTATTCGCGCCCCTTAAAACTTATAATTGCACGAATTAATTAGTGTATTTGTGGGCGGGATTACATGGCGGCGCATCAAACCTCCAGTCGAGTGGATTGGGTCGACTACGCGAAAGGCTTCTGCATCTTTCTCGTGGTGATGATGCATTCAACCTTAGGGGTTGGCAGCGCCATCGGCGAAATGGGGTTCATGGGCGACATTGTTGCCTTTGCTAAGCCCTTCCGTATGCCGGACTTTTTCATGATCTCCGGCCTCTTCCTCGCGCTGACGCTAGACCGGGACTGGCGCCTGTATCTTGACCGTAAAGTGGTCCACTTCTTCTACTTCTACATCCTCTGGCTCACCATCCAGTTTGGCATGAAGGCGCCCTCGTTCGCTGCCGAGTTTGGTTGGGATGGGGTGTTGATGCACTACGCCCTCGCCTTCGTGCAACCCTTCGGAACCCTCTGGTTCATCTACGCTCTGCCGGTCTTCTTCGTCATCACCAAGCTGCTGCATTCGCTGAAAGTGCCTTGGCAGGTAACCATGCTGGTCGCTGCGGGCCTTCAGATCAGTCAGGTACACACGGGTTCCGTGCTGATTGACGAAACCGCCTCCCGCTTCGTGTTCTTTTTCGCAGGCTATGTGTTCGCGCAAAAGATCTTCGTGATTGCTGATTGGGTGCGCGAAAACACCATGAAAGGCCTGGCCTTTGTCTTCGTCTGGGCTGTGGTCAATGGCCTCTTCGTCGGCTATGGCTACGCCGACCTACCCTTCGCCTCACTGGCGCTCGGCGGGCTGGGCGCATTAGCGGTGATCACCGTCTCTGCGCTGCTGTCCAAAGTTAAGGCGCTGGACCTGCTCCGTTACATGGGCAAGAACTCCATCGTGATCTACCTGTCCTTCTTCTTCCCGATGGCTGTGTCCCGCACCATCCTGTTGAAGCTGGACATCATTGAAGACGCTGGCCTGATCTCGCTGATCGTCACCTGCACAGCGACCATTGCACCAATGATCCTGTTCTGGCTGATCAACAAACTCGGCTACGGCCAGTTCCTGTTCAAACGACCAGCATGGGCCTACATCGCAGAAATGCCACGTGCCAAAAGCCCTGCACCCTCACCAACCTAAGCGCACTGCTAAATGCTGATTTTGTGAGCCCTCGAAGCATCTGCTGTCGGGGGCTTTTTCTATCAAGCCACAGCACGGCCAATTTTAGCGGTTGGGTTCAGAAGGTTTTTCCGGTCTTTGCTTAGTGTTTCCCGTGAAACAGCTATTCGCGTGACAAGATCAGGGAAGACATATCCATGAAACTCGGGGCTCTCAGGGTTCTGCCGCTACTTCTCATTTTGATCGCCATCGGCTGGCTGGAGTTGCGCCCCTTCCCGGCTGTCGCGCAAAAAGAGGACAAAGCCCGGCAAATCCTCCACGAGACCATCGAGAAGTTTCAGGACATCAAGCAGATGACGTTCACGGTCTATGCCAGTGAAGAACGCATCTTCAAAGACATGGTGCCGCTCAACTTCGTCTTCGAATATACAGTCAACATCCTTGGTCAGGGCGATCTCAAAATTGACCTTCCGCGCCCGAACGGCGTCAGCGAAATCTACCTTGATGACGGCATCATCACCTACTTCGACAAAACCCGGAACATCTACACCCAGGGCGACTTCAACGGCACCGCCTCAGAGCTGATAGAAGTCCTGCGTAATGACTTCCAGCTCACCCTGCCCGGGATTGATCTGGTCAACCCGGAGCTGGATAAGATGGTCGATGAGCTGACAACTCGCTCCGTCTATGTAGGCCGCGAAGTTCTGCCCGAAGGCGTCGCCCATCATCTCGCCTTCTTTAACGACGAAGTAGATTGGCAACTATGGATCTACGAAGACACCGGTCTGCCCGGCTATCTCATTATCACCTATAAGGAAATCGGCGGTCTACCTCAAACGCACCTGTCATATCGGGGATGGAACCTTGATCCTCAGTTGCAGCCGGAAGACTTCAGATTCCAGGCACCAGAGGATGCGGAACGCTTCAGCCTGCCCGCCCTTTCAGCAGTAGAAAACGGAGGGAACTCAAGATGAGTTGCTCCACCATCCACCTCTTCGGTCACGCCACCAGAACACTGGCAACACTGGCCCTCCTCTCCGGCTTCAGTTTCTCTGCAGCTCAGGCACAGGAAACCCCACCATCACCCAAACAGGCCACGCCTGCTGAGGTCGTTGAGTGTGAGGAAGACTTCATGAAGCGTGAGGGCAAGACGGATCTGGGGACCTCCCAATACCGCGAAAAGATCCGCGATCTTTGCAACAAATCCGTCCTCGGTGCGCAAAAATCTGAGAGTGGCAACGAACCTGCCACCAACGACTACTACTTCAGCGGCGACAACAGCGGCTTTGTCTATGACCTCAGTGATGAATGCCAGCAAGTGCGCATTCAGGATGAGCTCATCTTCATCTGCCCGGAAGGCAAATACAAACCCACCATCCGCAACAACCGCACCGGCTTCATGCCCTACACCGAGCCTACCGAACCCATCCGCCCTGGCGAAAAGCCATGAGGAAAATCTCGGTTTAGCGCCCTGTTCGCTCGCGGCACTTGGCAGCCTGCCTCATGACCCAACTACAGGGTTGCCCTATCGACTGGTTTGGACTTCTACGCCTGACAGAATGCTTTTCGCGTAGCCTTCAACATCATTCGTCGGGGCAAAATTGCTGATAAAATCAACAGCATACGTTCTGTAGGCGTCGTAATCGTAAGACGGTGTGGAGGCTTGACTAACATGCAAGCACGAACGACTAAATTCGCAAATCGCTCCGGGTCATTTCCGCTTTCTTCGCTTCTCGCCATACTGTTAATTGCACGTGTTGTGGAAGGTTCGTAAGGGTCGTTGTCGGATGGGCTTCGCCTTCTCGCTGCACCAAAATCAGTTCGATGATCTCCCGGTTCCACCAGCATAACGTGGAGCCCGAAAGGGGCGACCTCCATTGATAAGGCCGCCGCATAGTTCGCAATCGCAGCTTTCGATGCGCTGTAAAGTGCTTGAAAAGGGATTGGGAGCCGTGATGCAATAGAGCCAATAATCACAATCGTTCCTGATCGCCTTTTTCGCATATCAGGAAGAAAGGCGCGTACCATTCTATCAACGCCGAGTAGGTTGGTATCGATCTGTCGAGCGGCCTCGGAAGCAGCTGTCATTTCGATAGGTCCAGCGATGCCAGAACCCGCATTCAATATCAAACAGTCGGGGACAAGGTTGATGCGGTTGCGAAGCGCAATCACAGAATCTTCGTCGCACACATCAAGTTCTTCTAGGGTGCCTCCTTGGCGAGATGTACCAATCGCTTGCCATCCGTTTACTGTAAAAGCTTTTAACATTGCGGCACCCAGCCCTTTGGAGGCACCGGAAATTAAAACAGAATTCATGAGCAATTCTCCAGACTTCAAATATGTTATCAATGGTAACATTGGTTGAGGCTATTTGGTCAAGTGGAAAGTTATCAATGGTAACATCGAGGCAAGAAAAACAAACTCCGGGCGCATCTGAGTATCATCACGGACGATTGCGTGAGGCGCTTCTGGATGCTGTCGAAGCTCAGTTGCCTGAAAAAGGGCCTGAGGGGGTGAGCTTGCGGGCTGCAGCCAAAAATGCAGGTGTCTCCTCTGCTGCGGCTTTCAGGCACTTTAAAGACAAGCGAGCTGTGATGACGGCCGTTGCTGTCCGCGCCCATCGTGGAATGGCGGATCATATGGAAACCGCAGCCACTGAAGCGCGCAGTGCGGGGCTCTCGGTATTTTCCGCTAAGGGGCGGGCCTATCTGGACTTTGCTCTTTCAGAGCCTGCCAAGTTCAAAACAATGTTCCGTACGGCATTGTTGGATGAGACCGATGTCGATTTAGTCGAAGCAGAGGCACGCATGACGCGTCTATTGCTTAACGACGCTGGTGAAGATGAAAAACACACTGAAATCCCAGCTAAATCCCTGCTTGCGTGGGGAGCCGTGCATGGCCTAGCAATGCTCTCGATTGAAGGTGGGCTACCAAACACAGCCACAAAGGATAGTCGCTCAGCAATTCTGGAAGCATTAGAGCTGTTAGAACCACAGGATGAGTGAGAGTAACTTCATTTTTGTGAGGTGGAAGTTGTGAGCCAGGTTGCCAGAGGCCGGTCCAACCCCACCCTCCGTTAAAACATCATTGAAAAAGGGTTAATAGCCCTTTCTTTGTGCGCAATTGACGGGCATGATCCAGCCCATGTCGACACAATCCATTGCCCCAGCTCTCACAGAGAACGATCACCTCATCCTGATCGATGGCTCTACCTTCATTTTCCGCGCGTATCACGCGCTGCCGCCGCTTACTCGCAAGCCCGACGGACTGCCCGTTGGTGCGGTTTCCGGCTTCTGCAACATGCTCTGGAAAATGATGCAGGAAGGCCCGACCAAGGAAGAAGGCGACGAGCCAACACACTTCGCCGTGATTTTCGATAAGTCCGGCAAAACCTTCCGCAACGACTTCTACCCGGAATACAAGGCCCACCGCCCGCCGCCGCCAGAAGATCTGCGCCCGCAGTTTGGCCTGATCCGTCAGGCAACGCGCGCATTCGGCGTGCCTGCCATTGAGCAGCAGGGATATGAGGCCGACGATCTGATCGCCACCTACGCCCGTCAGGCAGAGGCACAA
Coding sequences:
- a CDS encoding serine hydrolase, producing MLSYFKALCALLVFVVASGSAGAQEAKSPVDVLKKVWNGPDFDADDFAPEVYKKIPKELLVSILSEQRSIYGPAVDVVPTQDPHKFLVETKSYTIPTLLKQNKDGQLTGLLFRFALVKDVKHEDLLDHMKQQAPKQSFLLMQNDKVHAEHNSDDRLAVGSAFKLYVLDQLAQRVRDGDLSWQEKITLEQRHISYPGGTMQNEPVGKKFVLLDVARNMIEISDNTATDLLMDLVGQENVMLPGETSPALTTQQLFHLKADEKTAEAYRQAEPEERARILAALPAQLPPIDKVSVPLTEGIEWYISNRELCKIVRKVKDIKGIFVNPGVAEPDNWVAYAYKGGSEIGVLNMTYALEDDEGNSWCFSTTWNDEQELNITYLLALVATLLESPDSVQAALQ
- a CDS encoding SDR family NAD(P)-dependent oxidoreductase — translated: MNSVLISGASKGLGAAMLKAFTVNGWQAIGTSRQGGTLEELDVCDEDSVIALRNRINLVPDCLILNAGSGIAGPIEMTAASEAARQIDTNLLGVDRMVRAFLPDMRKRRSGTIVIIGSIASRLPIPFQALYSASKAAIANYAAALSMEVAPFGLHVMLVEPGDHRTDFGAARRRSPSDNDPYEPSTTRAINSMARSEESGNDPERFANLVVRACMLVKPPHRLTITTPTERMLLILSAILPRRMMLKATRKAFCQA
- a CDS encoding TetR/AcrR family transcriptional regulator, with the translated sequence MVTSRQEKQTPGASEYHHGRLREALLDAVEAQLPEKGPEGVSLRAAAKNAGVSSAAAFRHFKDKRAVMTAVAVRAHRGMADHMETAATEARSAGLSVFSAKGRAYLDFALSEPAKFKTMFRTALLDETDVDLVEAEARMTRLLLNDAGEDEKHTEIPAKSLLAWGAVHGLAMLSIEGGLPNTATKDSRSAILEALELLEPQDE
- a CDS encoding acyltransferase family protein, whose amino-acid sequence is MAAHQTSSRVDWVDYAKGFCIFLVVMMHSTLGVGSAIGEMGFMGDIVAFAKPFRMPDFFMISGLFLALTLDRDWRLYLDRKVVHFFYFYILWLTIQFGMKAPSFAAEFGWDGVLMHYALAFVQPFGTLWFIYALPVFFVITKLLHSLKVPWQVTMLVAAGLQISQVHTGSVLIDETASRFVFFFAGYVFAQKIFVIADWVRENTMKGLAFVFVWAVVNGLFVGYGYADLPFASLALGGLGALAVITVSALLSKVKALDLLRYMGKNSIVIYLSFFFPMAVSRTILLKLDIIEDAGLISLIVTCTATIAPMILFWLINKLGYGQFLFKRPAWAYIAEMPRAKSPAPSPT
- a CDS encoding DUF2092 domain-containing protein — protein: MKLGALRVLPLLLILIAIGWLELRPFPAVAQKEDKARQILHETIEKFQDIKQMTFTVYASEERIFKDMVPLNFVFEYTVNILGQGDLKIDLPRPNGVSEIYLDDGIITYFDKTRNIYTQGDFNGTASELIEVLRNDFQLTLPGIDLVNPELDKMVDELTTRSVYVGREVLPEGVAHHLAFFNDEVDWQLWIYEDTGLPGYLIITYKEIGGLPQTHLSYRGWNLDPQLQPEDFRFQAPEDAERFSLPALSAVENGGNSR